One Brassica napus cultivar Da-Ae chromosome C2, Da-Ae, whole genome shotgun sequence DNA window includes the following coding sequences:
- the LOC106404690 gene encoding dof zinc finger protein DOF5.4-like, translating to MQDIHDYSMTGGGGGGSTGRFYGGGGGGDRRMRAHQNNILNHHLKCPRCNSLNTKFCYYNNYNLSQPRHFCKNCRRYWTKGGVLRNVPVGGGCRKAKRSKPKQDQPPSSADKPTTQDVEEKSSSSESSSLTASNSTTTAAAVKVASSGFMGTDMPNNIKQYGNGVVWSTLFGQGSLDGGVFSETNGFAAASTIETTPFEYGGSSVNQQCIGDHLKFAGNTVQQQFGDRTAQVDPNMGFESLNWGSGGGDDQTLFDLTSTVDHSYWSQSQWTSSSDHQDDQNGLHLP from the coding sequence ATGCAAGATATTCATGATTACTCTATGACcggaggcggaggaggaggaagcacAGGGAGATTTTACGGTGGGGGAGGAGGTGGCGATCGGAGGATGAGAGCTCATCAGAACAATATTCTTAACCATCATCTCAAGTGTCCTCGTTGTAATTCTCTTAACACAAAGTTTTGTTACTACAACAACTACAATCTCTCTCAGCCTCGACACTTTTGCAAGAACTGCCGTCGTTACTGGACCAAAGGCGGCGTCCTCCGTAACGTCCCCGTCGGAGGGGGTTGCCGGAAAGCCAAACGTTCCAAGCCTAAGCAGGATCAGCCTCCGTCCTCCGCCGACAAACCAACGACTCAAGACGTTGAGGAGAAATCAAGTAGCAGCGAGAGCTCTTCTCTTACCGCCTCTAACTCCACTACCACCGCGGCCGCCGTGAAGGTTGCTTCCTCGGGGTTTATGGGCACGGATATGCCTAATAATATCAAACAGTACGGAAACGGTGTCGTATGGTCGACGTTGTTCGGACAGGGCTCATTGGACGGTGGAGTTTTCTCCGAGACCAACGGTTTTGCCGCGGCGTCAACGATTGAAACGACTCCATTTGAATACGGGGGTAGTTCCGTAAATCAACAGTGTATAGGTGATCATCTAAAGTTTGCAGGTAATACTGTACAGCAGCAGTTTGGGGATCGAACGGCTCAGGTTGATCCTAATATGGGATTTGAATCGTTGAATTGGGGAAGTGGCGGAGGAGATGATCAAACACTCTTTGATCTAACGAGTACCGTTGATCATTCATACTGGAGTCAAAGTCAATGGACGTCGTCGTCTGACCACCAAGATGATCAGAATGGTCTCCATCTTCCTTAA